Proteins co-encoded in one Lucilia cuprina isolate Lc7/37 chromosome X, ASM2204524v1, whole genome shotgun sequence genomic window:
- the LOC124421356 gene encoding tigger transposable element-derived protein 3-like translates to MSKRVNLSKKQKINLLNDFKDNSLKRKQLSIKYKVDVSTVSKIIKSEEKIRDLALSTNLKSKRQRKGEHPNVEKALAIWFNDMRSQNAVITSLMIMNKAKEFAIQLDEEFEPDSSWLFRWRKRSNIKFGKIHGESNENDNLAAADFQSLLPGILKEYSPDCIFNAD, encoded by the coding sequence ATGAGTAAACGggtaaatttgtcaaaaaaacaaaaaattaatttgctaaacgattttaaagacaattctttaaaacgaaaacaattaAGTATTAAATACAAAGTGGATGTGTCAACagtttctaaaataataaaaagtgagGAAAAAATTCGAGATCTGGCTCTGTCAACAAATTTGAAATCTAAACGGCAAAGAAAAGGGGAGCATCCCAATGTTGAAAAGGCTCTTGCTATTTGGTTCAACGATATGCGTAGCCAAAATGCTGTTATAACAAGTTTAATGATCATGAATAAAGCCAAAGAATTTGCCATTCAATTGGATGAAGAGTTTGAACCAGATTCTAGTTGGTTATTTCGGTGGCGAAAACgctcaaatataaaatttggcaagaTTCATGGAGAATCGAATGAAAATGATAATTTGGCAGCTGCAGATTTCCAATCTCTTTTACCTGGTATATTAAAGGAATATTCACCTGATTGCATTTTTAATGCCGATTAA